GCCAGAACATCCATCAGAGTTGTCTTTCCAGCTCCACTTACACCCATCAAAGCTGTGAGAACACCAGGTTTGAATGCACCACTAACACCCTTCAAAAGTACTAATCTGTCCTCTGAAACACCTTGCTCCTTCATTTCCTGTAAGTTGAAATTAGAGTTAAGTTAGAAAAAAATTTGTCTTACTGAATATGAGTTGAGTTGGATATCTAAATGCCGAATGTATCACTTTGTGCGAGTCTTACCGCTGGCATATCaacagaatatacaatatcatCAAAAGTGATAGAATGTGGTTCAAATGGAAGAACCATTCCTTTCTTTTTTCCGTGGCTAGACTCTGATACAGAATCACCTCTTCCTGAACTTtctgaaagagaagagaaaaaatgtTCAGCTACTAAACTATATGACAAACTTCTATATGTTTGCTGTTATGAGTGATATGCATATAATCAAAAAAGTTCACCTATGCGAGGTAATTCAACTTCTTGTACGGTCCTGTCATTAGAAGAAACATCTTCTGAATCTTCTGGTATTGTTGCTTGAAGCTTATCAAATGGGCCTAATACAGCGAGAGCCACAGCAAACACCACGTTGAAAAGGAACACAAATCCAGCCAATCCCGCGACACCGATCCAGTACCAATATGAATGTGGGAAGAACCCACGGGTATCGAGATATTGTTTTCCCAAATCAAAAGTAGCCTATAGGTaagtatataattaaataaatcaggCATGTAAATTTCTCAATCAAACATTAGATGTATTAAAAAGTTGCAAGCAGGCTCAAGAAATTACATTGTGCCAACCGTGTCCAAGAAATTCGTTGGCCATCAAAGCATTTTGCCCATACATCAAAGGTGAGATCCAGTAACCCCAAATCCACCACTTCTTGATATCCTCTGTTACATTAGCAATAACATTCAATAAGCATCAACTAACTAAGGTTTCATTTCATCACAAGAAATTAGTTTAGCAAATTAGTTTTCATTTTTGGTTAAAATTTAATGTGTTAGTCAATTTAACTTACTTCTTGAGAGAATGAAGCCACCCAATGCCAGAAATGTGAGAATTGCAAAGGAACCAAATGTGTTGGCAACAATCATGTTTCTACCAAGTGCTGCAATGGCTCGGAACAATCCAGAAGCCATCTGACTCAGGAAAATCACTACAAGGAACTGCTTGAGCAACCTGCCCAAAATCCAAGACTTCACATCATTAGTAGCATGCAAATGCAAACTATATAGTGCAGGTGGCATTGAATACTACATGCTCCAAACAGAATAAAAAGCAATTTCTTTTACCTTTCAACATTTGGATCAAATCCAATAACGTAGTAGGTAAGAAACACCCAAAGAGAAGCTTCCATTAAAGTAATGGGAATCTTGAGAATCCACGCAGGAATAGCATATGCCCATGAGGGATAAAATAGAAGGTCTCGTTGCTTGTAGAAAACAGGAAGCTTAGCAATGGTCATAGAAATCTCAGACATTCCATTGAACATAATTGTCATAAGTGTGAAAAATAAAGCACCAGCATAAACACCCGCGTCATCCTGATTATTGTGGTGCATCTCAGTACGAAAAAACAGCGTCATTGCTATCAATGCCATGACGAAAAGCTGAAAAACATATATCAAGAGCAATATGTTTAGTCAATCAAAATCATAATCACAGAATGCATAGATGAAAAAGAGtaaaattttacttatttataCTAAAAGAGCTAGATAGATTCCAAACCTGAGTTAGCTTGAAAATGTAAACAAATGAATTCCTTTTCATGAGCAAATACTCTCTTGAGAAGTTAGCCTTTAGAAGCTCCGTCTTGTTAAGACCATACTCTTTGGTGGTCAAAGCAGCTGGATGGCTCTTTGTCTTGTCAAATGGAACGGAAAGCTCCTCAGCAAGTTTCCTACCAATGTGGAATGATTGAAACGCCTCAGCGAATTGAGTAACAGTTACAAATCTGTATGGTTGATCTCTGCGCATCCAGTACTGAGCTTGATCCTTTTTTGACGTTACTTCTTGAAGAAAATCAGCAACACCTTTCCTGTCAGGACATTTGAAACCCATAGATTCAAAAAAGTCGAGAACATATTCACGGGGGCCATGGTACACGATTTGTCCATCAGAGATTAAGATAATGTCatcaaaaagatcataagtcTCAGGTGCTGGCTGGAGCAGTGATATAACTGCAGTTCCATTCATAATATGAACATATTGCCTCAGAGAGCTTACAATCTGGAAAGTTGTAGAACTGTCAAGCCCGGTAGAAATTTCATCCATGAATAATGCATTTGCTGGTCCAACCAACATCTCTCCTGTAGTGACACGCTTCCTTTGTCCTCCAGAGATACCACGCAACATTTCGTCCCCCACCATGGTATCAGCACATATATCCAACCCCAAGATCTGCAAAATAATACAATGTAAAACTTAATAcctttggcttataagaaaatTCAACATACAACACGAAGCAGCATTTTATTATGATGCAAGACATGATAGAGCCTATGCAAGGACAATATTAATTGGGAGCAATCAATTCAAACTACAAAATGAGTTTAATTTTGATACACAGTCAGTtttaaaagttttacactgtcaacaaaTAACAATCAATCGTATGTATCCCTTAAGAAGTACTtattgttggataaataaatccagcgtcacccttagggattcgaatgggcttaacatcccaacccatggcgcctagagagagcttacaaacctcgctttaggtgcagcccctgagggctcgtactataaggaaataaagttgcgccctcactaacagcaattgcttttagcgcagtggtaagcgcttgatcctacaagtggtatcagagcctggttatgggttcgaatccccccggctgacactggggggagattgttggataaataaatccagcgtcacccttagggattcgaatgggcttaacatcccaacccatggcgcctagagagagcttacaaacctcgctttaggtgcagcccctgagggctcgtactataaggaaataaagttgcgccctcactaacagcaattgcttttagcgcagtggtaagcgcttgatcctacacTTATGATTGAAGTCAAACATTTTCAATTATCTGGGGATTATGAGAGGATAGAACTAATTATTGAACTGTATTTTAGTATATTACCTTGAGTATATAATCTGTTGAAATGCTATACTCCTGTCCTTCAGTTGCAATTGCCTATTATATCAAAATACAATTAGATATGCAAAGATGGTAAAATAATCCCAACGACTATTTCAAGACTGGTAATAGCTTCTTTATGTATACCTTCATGTAGACATCAATATCTGGGTCAGGCTTGATATTTGCTGCTTTCTCTCTTCTAGACAACTCAGAAAGCATGTCTGAGGATCCCAAGTAATAAAAAGTCAAGCTTTATGCACCTCACAAATTAGATATTGAAAACTGAACTGGTAAAATTGACTAACCGTAACGTGATCCAACTCCTTGGCACCTTGCTGAGAAAGCCAAGGTTTCTCTCACAGTCATTTCTCCAATATGAACATCATGCTGGCTGATATAAGCAGCAGTTCTTTGAGGTACAAACTCATTTAGTGCATGGCCATTGTAAGTCACACTCCCAGATAGCTGTATGAATTAAACATTGTTACGAGATTATATAACTTTACATATTAAGTAAACTTTTTAACTACTAATGAATTATACGTCGATGACGATGATGATATTAAATGGAAATTTGATTTACCTGAAGACTTGGATCAAGCTTTCCAGATAAGGCTAAAAGGAGTGTAGTCTTTCCTGAACCAGGAGGACCTAAGAGTAGTGTCATCCTTCGAGGTTTAATAATTCCATTAACATCCTTAAGAATCGCCACATGTCTCTTTTTGCTAGGGAGAATATGGAGAACATTCAATAAACCCTGAAACAACAAAAGATTTCAACTTATGAAActcaacaacaaaaaacaaaacagaTCTAAGAAGAAAAAGTAAAATTTCTGATCACTCCTTACCTCTACAACATTAGTAACAGCATTAATGAAACTAGGCAAAGCTCTACTTCCCACAAAAGCTTCCGCATCAATTTTCAAGTTCTTATATCGAACTTCAATCGTCGGAATATCAAGTCCAACTCTATAataagaagcaaaaacacaaaacaCAATGAGTTATGAAAACACACATGTCCATAATCTGTTTTCAAAAGCTATCATAAACAGTTTATTGAAATAAGCTGAAAACAACACATGAACATATGATCCAAACATacatttattgaaataaaataaaaacaacttataGCTTATATAAGAAAACAGATTAACTCGATTTCATCTCATATTAAAGAAACAGCTTAAACAATAAGCACTTAATTAACCTGTAATAGAAAACTGGATCTTATAGTTATTTACCTATCAACTCTTTCCTTGACCTTCAAAAGAAACCTCTCATTATCCTGTTCAGCAACCTTAACCAACCTCTCCAGAAGCTTCTGCTTCTCTTGAAATCCAATATCAGTAACATCAACTTCAGTTGCAACTCCATGAGAAGCAGTTAAGAGACCTTTTCTCAAACGGTTATAAGTAGGTAGTTTTTCAAGTGCCGCCCATTTAAGcgcttcttcatcatcttcttcacgtgATGATTTAGAGAAAACCTCAACTCCACTGTTTCTCCATATTGTTGAACTTCGAGCTCGTAAACTGTTCGTTGCTCTGTATATATCAGTTCCTTCCATTCTCGCTGTTTTCAAACAGCTTCAACGCAAAGCTTGTGTTTCCTCAACGCGATTTTAGTTATAATGATTGTGATTATGAAAGTTGAAACCAAACAAGGCACTATCACCGAAAGAATCAATTAATAATTaactaaaagaagaaagagagagttATTTTTTGTGTTACTATTTAGAGGTTTGTGAAAAGGTGATGAAAATGAATGAGAAAATATGAGTGTATTTATACGTTTGATGAGAAATAGATTTAAGTCAAACGTGATTATTTGAGAAAAGTGATTAATAAGAAAAGTTACAATGAGGTCAACAATGGGAACCGggaagaaaaaggagaagaagcgAGGGAATTAAATTAATGTTTTGGTGGTCAAATAAAGTAAGAGGAAAGTTCTGTGTTGTAACGTGTTCTAAAGTAGAGAACACGGGTTATGATGAAATAgttactatttaaaaataatgtattgattcaaaaatttattataataataatgtgataatgtgaagatTATTTAAAATAGAAGGGAAAAATGTTTATTCATTTTATATAAAGAGGGAATATTATTGTGTCTGTGTAGgtgttaatataataatattattattacatgatTAAACACAAGGCGGCTACGCTTCCTCATtgtcattattattgttattattatattattattaggcACGTtcattaattgaatttatttttattttttatttttgaagaaatgTATTGAAGTTGGGATACtagaaaaatgaaaattaaaaatacagtAGTTTGTTATTGGAGAAAAATTATTAATGAGAAACGGAAGAAAAAAATAGTACACGAGAAGAACGTTGGATTTAAAAAATTGGTAGTTAGAAGTTATTTGAGGACCTTGACTAATGACCAGTACAGGTGTGAAGTTAGGGATGATACATGTTATTTTCATGATTGCAATCTAATTTGAAAACAAGACATGGTTTCAAATTTCAACATTGAGATGAAAATTTTGTACAGATTTCAAACTGAACAACACAAGAATCATTTGAGAAAGATTAGAACATTGACTTTTGGACTTCTAGATGGAAACCAAATTAACATGACTTTTGTCAACAAATTGAAATTGATTGGTGCGTATTTGCCTTAAAAGGAAATGTGGATAACTAATTGCATTTCATACAAAATCATTATTGCTAATAATGGTACTTAGAAGATAATTTTTCCTTCATTCTCTTTTTTAAACAATGCAAATAAACAGAAACTCTCTTCATAATTATGAAGTCAACAGTATCAATGTGGAATAGACGTATTTTAAATAAATCTCAATAAAAATGAacgcttttaaaaaaaaaattgagtatttatagAATAAATGTATTTCATAAGCAAGGTTTAGCAATATGTTTTAGATTAATTGGACTTTTGAAGTGTTACACCTAATAAATTGAGTGAACATGTCTTTTAGTTCAGCGGAATGTGTTTGAGAGGTCGTAAAAGAATGGATAGATTTAACTTAATTTGGTTGATGTTGATATGGAAGATCAAGAACTTAACCATATTTCAGCGCAAtatatttaattttgacactttattgtaagagaatttcttcacccacctcctaaccttcttgctcacccttagtgaatttacaacactaccccttgtttcggaagttcattttcgaaaaggtactttttttttgaaaaaaatgtgttttcggaaatgaacttccgaaaacgtgttttttttaatataaaatattgatttcggagatccatctccgaaataaagttacattttcagaaaatgtggtgtttcggaagttcatctccgaactcaccccccttggaggaattcggaaatgcacttccgaaaaaaggtctggacagaagaaaaataacaaacaagaacgattcgctttatttaatcggatgaagacgatggaggagacgctgcaacaggttagaaagtcctgatcctctagaaatccataccacattgtaacttaccaacataataaacaacaacaaaaaacttatgagcaaactatacttacatcatagtggtgtagatccttatcagccactcgcaactgaaaatgattagcacgaacttgaattttccttcccaattttccttctgagacgacggagccgactctagagtagccttctgtttaacttcggcagtcaggctctcgatggagatcagagtcgaactcaaggaagcaaccggcgttgcgacagatggaacaaacggcgctgaaacagatggacgaacaaccggagctgcaacaacagacggaggagaggtaaccggggccagagcatatgacggaggaggtggatgtccggaggaagaaggattggaggtacgtccaccgcgagagccacggccaccaccaccacggcctgatcctgcagcattgatggatgattgttgagaatgtgcaggagatggttgactccggcgattttcgggatgatttcctccaccgcggcgagacattgtgatgaaagcagtaacaagagatagaaaacgttaaagcaaagaagaagacttaggatcgaaaatgatttgggatattttgaaagaaaaatgggtgagaagcttttaaataggaaagtgttttagaagttaatcgtctgagagtggtggggagaaggaaaagggaacttcgaaatttcaaaaggttttttattcttttaaatagggcgtggctgtggagcttcccaatttttgttacgtaggcttttaagtaggaaagtgttaccacatttcttagaaggtaaccgtcttagaaggcttacgtaggcacatgtgtccacatttcttacctgatcagggaacgtcattacaaaaaaatcaaacaaaggggtgcgctgggaaagtcaaagttctatgtttataatccagaagatggatagtgttcgcggcgatgaaatccaagaatctacatattgaaatcagaacagtccaaaaactaagatgataaatccaatacaaaaacactgtgcgatacaatccgaaatcagaacaaaacaaaacaaaacacgtcaaacaaaacaaaaacacgttattctgcccgacgagcgttacaaaatacacatcaaacaaaataaaaacacgttattcttcccgacgagcgaactcctccgaatgaagataattataccaatcctcatcccactcagtatcagaaccatcagcgttgatcacgcctgaagactgagtctgcacgtccgagccatggacccccaggggacgagaagcagaaccagtcaaaaccttcttcttctccttcacctccttcacctccttcacctccttctttgaagaaccctttcttcccttagcgccacccattcctgcgtaaaaatgaagaaagaaaggtccatgagacctccttttataaaagaagaaagggacacaaacttcaaagaaacaggcacaataaacaaaggcgttaaaaataaagtacttgcaaattaaaacggacactccctaccctctctagaagacgcaatcctgcgtgctggttgattgtctgacatgttcctgtaaacaattgaaatcgattaatatgcgagacaaaataaaaaacaaaaaaatttgaacttctgatacatttcggaagttcatttccgaaaactgggatggaggtgttttcggaaatgaacttccgaaacacccttgcgatggagttttctgcaacttccatggcagacccctaaatcaaacttcaaaccaaatcaaaatgcttctaaacaacctaaatactactaacaacctaaccatatatcatttatgcaattaaaaccctaaataacatgcatttgaataatagatctacaaatttcaaaacttgcaaagtgttaggattgagggcttttgaatgttgtttagcagtgtgattggagccttgatgcagctttggaattctgtttgcacaaattttcgcctttgccactttttgttttgatttagggtaaatgattgggggagggggagtgttttgataaatctgcagaaatcgcggtatttcggaagtgaacttccgaaataatgttttcggaaatgaacttccgaaataagtcaattttttcaaaaaaagacgctttcggaaatgaacttccgaagcaggggtattttgaaattttcgctgggggtgacccccatagggaggtggctaaagaaattttcttgttGTAATACTGTTGATATTTAAGAAGAGAATTGGGAAAGAATATTTTCCATTATGCTTGAATAAATGTTACATATATGGGACTGTTTATATATACATAACAATGTGAGACTTATTTTATCCGTTCACATAACTAACTCTTAACTAACATATAAtagttgaaaatttctttacccacctccctatgggggtcacccccagcgaaattcccaacttacccctgcttcggagattcatctccgaagtttttttttttgtagatttttatagatttcggagatgcatttccgaaatgcatcaaaattcatttattttttacaatcaggtaagaaaaccattacaggactcagacggttaccttctaagaaatgtggtaacactttcctacttaaaagcctacgtaacaaaaattgggaagctccacagccacgcGCTAATTCcattttgttacttacagtacgtagtacgtatttttattaaaagaataaaaaaaaccttttgaaatttcgaagttcccttttccttctccccaccactctcagacggttaacttctaaacactttcctatttaaaagcttctcacccatttttctttcaaaatatcccaaatcattttcgatcctaagtcttcttctttgctttaacattttctatctcttgttactgctttcatcacaatgtctcgccgcggtggaggaaatcatcccgaaaatcgccggagtcaaccatctcctgcacattctcaacaatcatccgtcaatgctgcaggatcaggccgtggtggtggtggcTGTGGCTCttgcggtggacgtacctccggttcttcttcctccagacatccacctcctccgtcatatgcttcggccccggttacctctcctccgtctgttgttgcagctcaggttgttcgtccatctgtttcagcgccgtttgttccatctgtcgtagcgccggttgcttccttgagtccggctctgatctccatcgagagcctgactgccgaagttaaacagaaggctactctagagtcggctccgtcgtcttagaaggcggttaggttccctaaccgacctggttacggtcaattgggaaggagagtcggctccgtcgtctcagaaggcggttaggttctgatcgtacctgatcagaagaatcgtcaaggcagcggaatctggcttggagagcaagatgggggggtacctgcaaggttctccgatgcttaagttagtagctatcaaagaatgagggttgagagtgaagaatggaatacctgaccctctagtgaaagagggtatttatagcccccagcgttgggccaaggttccctaattgggccaaatccaactggaggcccacgtgctagggaactgccagaacgtcccgtgctagggctgagtcagcaggagactcacgttctggatgagcatagcgtagggttcggagatggttgacagaatccttcgctgaagcgtgacgcgtggtcttcgcgcgtggataaCTCTTGACGGTTACCCAGTAAATGGGCCCAAATGACTTGGGCATGCTCGGCTAGTGagaagagctgggcctgctcggcccagtccagaacagattccataaccgacctggttacggtcaattgggaaggaaaattcaagttcgtgctaatcattttcagtcgcgagtggctgataaggatctacaccactatgatgtaagtatagtttgctcataagttttttgttgttgtttattatgttggtaagttacaatgtggtatggatttctagaggatcaggactttctaacctgttgcagcgtctcctccatcgtcttcatccgattaaataaagcgaatcgttcttgtttgttatttttcttctgtccagaccttttttcggaagtgtatttccgaattcctccaaggggggtgaattcggagatgaacttccgagaacaccacattttctgaaaaataactttatttcggagatgcatctccgaaatcaatattttatattaaaaaaaacactttttcggagatacatttccgaaaacaccttttttttcaaaaaaagtacattttcggaaatgaacttccgaaaataggggtattgtggtaaattcaccagaggtggccaagaaggttaggaggtgggtgaagaaattttctaataGTTATGTTGATACCTCCTCACAAGTTTAGTTGATCCTTATTGTGAAACCACTATGACCGCAACCACAGTCTTCTCAGGGCTTATGACTAGCACCTAGTCCCTAAAGAAAATATTCAACCATGTTGATGAAGTGTGTGTATTACAAAGATGCTTCCAATAAGTTgattacacaatgtttaagtacagcaacacaaaagtgttgataAGAAAGATACAGACAAAATCTCCTTGttaaaaatacaaaactatacaaagaattTCTCTGACATAGTTTGTGCAGCActttggtgtagttttgtagaactTATTCGTTGATTTTAAATTCTTCCAATGGATTGCCTTATAAAGAATGATAGATCCGTTAGAGGGTAGAATAGGAAATGCAAATTACAACTGTAAAGTCCCCAACGGTCATGGTGGGAATGGTTGATAACAAGTACAGGTTGGATTGTCCTTACGCCACCTTATAAGAGTACAGGTCATAGTTTAAGTTAGTACTTTTATGCTCACCATCACACGCAAGTTGTCCTTGATCTTCTAAGTCTTTAGATGCTTCTAATTatatgttgattgaagcatgttTTAGATGATCACAACTTGAATCTTCAAACCTAAATCTTTGAGTCTTCAGAGCTTGTTCAGCATAACCtttgtctttagagtcttcagcactttGTCTTCAGAAGCGATGTCTTTAGATCTTTAGAGCTCGTTtagcagaaccttgtcttc
Above is a window of Vicia villosa cultivar HV-30 ecotype Madison, WI unplaced genomic scaffold, Vvil1.0 ctg.000175F_1_1, whole genome shotgun sequence DNA encoding:
- the LOC131624965 gene encoding pleiotropic drug resistance protein 1-like — protein: MEGTDIYRATNSLRARSSTIWRNSGVEVFSKSSREEDDEEALKWAALEKLPTYNRLRKGLLTASHGVATEVDVTDIGFQEKQKLLERLVKVAEQDNERFLLKVKERVDRVGLDIPTIEVRYKNLKIDAEAFVGSRALPSFINAVTNVVEGLLNVLHILPSKKRHVAILKDVNGIIKPRRMTLLLGPPGSGKTTLLLALSGKLDPSLQLSGSVTYNGHALNEFVPQRTAAYISQHDVHIGEMTVRETLAFSARCQGVGSRYDMLSELSRREKAANIKPDPDIDVYMKAIATEGQEYSISTDYILKILGLDICADTMVGDEMLRGISGGQRKRVTTGEMLVGPANALFMDEISTGLDSSTTFQIVSSLRQYVHIMNGTAVISLLQPAPETYDLFDDIILISDGQIVYHGPREYVLDFFESMGFKCPDRKGVADFLQEVTSKKDQAQYWMRRDQPYRFVTVTQFAEAFQSFHIGRKLAEELSVPFDKTKSHPAALTTKEYGLNKTELLKANFSREYLLMKRNSFVYIFKLTQLFVMALIAMTLFFRTEMHHNNQDDAGVYAGALFFTLMTIMFNGMSEISMTIAKLPVFYKQRDLLFYPSWAYAIPAWILKIPITLMEASLWVFLTYYVIGFDPNVERLLKQFLVVIFLSQMASGLFRAIAALGRNMIVANTFGSFAILTFLALGGFILSRKDIKKWWIWGYWISPLMYGQNALMANEFLGHGWHNATFDLGKQYLDTRGFFPHSYWYWIGVAGLAGFVFLFNVVFAVALAVLGPFDKLQATIPEDSEDVSSNDRTVQEVELPRIESSGRGDSVSESSHGKKKGMVLPFEPHSITFDDIVYSVDMPAEMKEQGVSEDRLVLLKGVSGAFKPGVLTALMGVSGAGKTTLMDVLAGRKTGGHIDGDIKVSGYPKKQETFARISGYCEQNDIHSPHVTVYESLLYSAWLRLPSGVDSKTRKMFIDEVMDLVELNSLSNSLVGLPGVSGLSTEQRKRLTIAVELVANPSIIFMDEPTSGLDARAAAIVMRTVRNTVDTGRTVVCTIHQPSIDIFEAFDELFLMKRGGQEIYVGPLGRHSTHLIKYFESIDGVSKIKDGYNPATWMLEVSSTAQEFNLGVDFTDLYKNSDLYRRNKQLIQELGQPAPASKDLYFPTQFSQSFLVQCQACLWKQRWSYWRNPPYTAVRFFFTTFIALMFGTMFWDLGGKHESRQDLLNAVGSMYTAVLFLGVQNSSSVQPVVAVERTVFYREKAAGMYSALPYAISQILVELPYVFAQAVVYGVIVYAMIGFDWTAEKFLWYLFFMYFTLLYFTFYGMMAVAVTPNHHVASIVAAAFYAIWNLFSGFVVPRPSIPVWWRWYYWACPVAWTIYGLIASQFGDITTTMTTEDGKNVKVFIEDFFGIKHDFIGESAIVVGGVAVLFAFIFAVAIKAFNFQKR